Proteins encoded by one window of Esox lucius isolate fEsoLuc1 chromosome 4, fEsoLuc1.pri, whole genome shotgun sequence:
- the cxxc5b gene encoding CXXC-type zinc finger protein 5, translating to MADTLDMSGPSSPEQQRANRIPSEPLRRSLKRSHPCSLSEYLTNTNRLAHHHGGSSSMGIRSLLHPNVAQHRPTQPRQNKPRRAPSSNIDLWDSPSGLHLAHAAELLMRAGALTLTPTPRDQGPLGGLGAREAVGDGEEIEGGSGVEGDSMGCVTDFLPLLGCSWFPLNPGLFALTAGGGGFLTGGGGGSVRMAGVGEGVGGLRGESSSPGGGAGRRKRKRCGECVPCRRTGNCEECSACRNRKTGHQICKYRKCEQLKKKAAAGFEKMMLPSGAAFPWLQ from the exons ATGGCAGATACACTGGACATGTCTGGCCCTTCCTCCCCGGAGCAGCAGAGAGCCAATAGGATCCCCAGTGAGCCTTTAAGACGAAGCCTGAAGCGCTCTcacccctgctctctctccgAGTATCTCACCAACACTAACAGACTAGCCCACCACCATGGTGGTTCCAGCAGCATGGGTATCAGGAGCCTCCTCCACCCCAATGTTGCCCAGCACAGGCCCACCCAGCCCAGGCAGAACAAGCCTCGTCGAGCCCCCTCCTCCAACATAGACCTCTGGGACTCACCCAGTGGGCTTCACCTGGCCCATGCTGCAGAGCTGCTGATGAGGGCGGGGGCCTTGACACTGACCCCCACGCCCAGGGACCAGGGCCCTCTAGGTGGGCTGGGGGCCCGGGAAGCTGTGGGGGACGGGGAGGAGATTGAGGGTGGGTCTGGAGTTGAAGGGGACAGCATGGGTTGTGTGACAGACTTCCTTCCCCTGTTAGGCTGCTCCTGGTTTCCCTTGAACCCAGGCCTGTTTGCTCTGACAGCGGGAGGAGGGGGGTTCCTGAccgggggaggtggagggtcaGTGAGGATGGCTGGGGTTGGGGAAGGGGTGGGAGGGTTGCGAGGCGAAAGCTCATCCCCTGGTGGCGGAGCCgggaggaggaaaaggaagCGGTGCGGAGAGTGTGTTCCATGTCGACGGACAGGGAACTGCGAAGAGTGTAGCGCCTGCCGCAACCGCAAGACTGGACACCAGATCTGCAAGTACAGGAAGTGTGAGCAGCTGAAAAAGAAGGCAGCTGCAGGGTTTGAG AAGATGATGTTGCCATCAGGAGCAGCATTTCCATGGCTGC
- the ube2d2 gene encoding ubiquitin-conjugating enzyme E2 D2 isoform X1, with amino-acid sequence MALKRIHKELNDLARDPPAQCSAGPVGDDMFHWQATIMGPNDSPYQGGVFFLTIHFPTDYPFKPPKVAFTTRIYHPNINSNGSICLDILRSQWSPALTISKVLLSICSLLCDPNPDDPLVPEIARIYKTDREKYNRIAREWTQKYAM; translated from the exons ATGGCTCTAAAAAGAATTCACAAG GAGTTAAATGACTTGGCACGGGACCCACCAGCCCAGTGTTCTGCAGGACCAGTAGGAGATGACA TGTTTCACTGGCAAGCCACAATAATGGGTCCT AATGACAGTCCTTATCAGGGTGGGGTATTCTTCCTGACCATTCACTTTCCCACAGACTACCCCTTCAAACCGCCAAAG GTTGCGTTTACCACAAGAATCTACCACCCAAATATCAACAGCAACGGCAGCATCTGTCTCGACATCCTGCGATCACAGTGGTCTCCCGCCCTCACCATCTCCAAAG TTCTCCTGTCAATCTGCTCTCTGCTGTGTGATCCAAACCCAGATGACCCCTTAGTACCTGAGATTGCACGTATCTACAAGACGGACAGGGAAAA GTACAACAGAATAGCTCGGGAATGGACACAAAAGTATGCAATGTAG
- the ube2d2 gene encoding ubiquitin-conjugating enzyme E2 D2 isoform X2, giving the protein MFHWQATIMGPNDSPYQGGVFFLTIHFPTDYPFKPPKVAFTTRIYHPNINSNGSICLDILRSQWSPALTISKVLLSICSLLCDPNPDDPLVPEIARIYKTDREKYNRIAREWTQKYAM; this is encoded by the exons A TGTTTCACTGGCAAGCCACAATAATGGGTCCT AATGACAGTCCTTATCAGGGTGGGGTATTCTTCCTGACCATTCACTTTCCCACAGACTACCCCTTCAAACCGCCAAAG GTTGCGTTTACCACAAGAATCTACCACCCAAATATCAACAGCAACGGCAGCATCTGTCTCGACATCCTGCGATCACAGTGGTCTCCCGCCCTCACCATCTCCAAAG TTCTCCTGTCAATCTGCTCTCTGCTGTGTGATCCAAACCCAGATGACCCCTTAGTACCTGAGATTGCACGTATCTACAAGACGGACAGGGAAAA GTACAACAGAATAGCTCGGGAATGGACACAAAAGTATGCAATGTAG